ACCATTGCACGCTTTTGATGCTGATAAAATAAGCGGAAATAAAATTGTTGTAAAAAGAGCAAATGTAAGTTCTAAGTTTACCACTCTGGATAGTGTAGAGCGTACGCTAAGTGGAGAAGAGTTGCTTATATGTAATGAATCTGAGCCTATGTGTATAGCCGGTGTGTTTGGAGGATTGCATTCAGGAATTACAACCGAAACAAAAAATTTATTTTTGGAGAGCGCGTATTTTAATCCGGTATCAATTCGTAAAACAGCAAAGCAGCACAACTTAAAAACAGATGCTGCATTTAGATACGAACGTGGTGCCGATCCTAATATAACTGTTAAAGCATTACAACGTGCAGCATTTCTACTTTCGGAATTGGCAGAAGGAACTGTTGTAGATACTATTACAGATGTGTACCCTTCAATAATAGAGCCAATAAAAATTGGCTTTTCTTACAAAAGCTGCGATGCAAAATTGGGGAAAGAATTAGAACGAAGCACAATAAAAAATATTTTTAAAAGTATTGGTGTGGCAATACTTTCGGAGGGAACAGATGCCTTGTTAGTTACAGCCCCAACCAACAAAGCCGATGTAACAAGAGAAATAGATTTGATAGAAGAAGTAATCCGTATTTATGGAATTAATAATATTGAATTGCCTACAAAATTAAATTCTTCCGTTTCGTTTTCTGTGAAACCGAATAAGCAGCAACTGGTATCTAAAATAAACGATTTATTGGTAGGGTGGGGCTTTTCGGAAATTATGTGCACCTCATTAACATCTTCCAAGTATTATTCAGCAAGCGATTTAGAAAAAGCTGTAAAGCTTGCTAATCCAATGAGTGCGGATTTAGACATATTGAGAAATAATTTATTGTATAGTGGCTTAGAGACTATAGCATATAATCAAAACAGAAAGAATACGGATTTGAAACTATTTGAGTTGGGAAAAATATATCAAAAATCATCCTCCGAAAAGTGGGCGTATGTAGAAGAAGAGCATCTTTCCTTTTTTATGTGTGGTAATGTGGCTGAAGTAAATTGGAATTCTCCTTCAAAGCAGGTTACTTTTTTTCATTTGGTAGGAGTGCTCGAGAAACTTATCGCTTCACTTAGGGTTACCTATTCTAAGCATGTACAGCAAACGGATTCCGGTGTAGATAAAATTGCATATACGGTAAAATCAAAGGAGGTTGCGTCAGTAATCTCTGTGCCGGCTGAAATGTTGAAGAAATTTGATATTAAGCAGTCTGTTTTTTACGCAACAATTCATGTAGATGAGTTGTTGAAAAACATTCCAACTAAAACAGAATTTTTTAAAGACTTACCTAAATTCCCGGAAGTGAAAAGAGATTTAGCATTGGTGGTTGATGAACATGTGTTGTTTAATCAATTGAAAGAGGCTGCTTTTCAAGTAGAGAAAAAGATGCTCAAAAGTGTGAATATATTTGATGTGTACAAGGGAAAGAATATAGAAGAAGGAAAAAAATCGTATGCACTAAATTTTGTATTACAAGATGAAGAGGCAACTCTTACCGATGCTAAAACAGAGGCTGTAATGTCAAAATTGATGAAAGTGTACGAGGAAAAATTTGGTGCAAAAATTAGAAATTAGTTCCGCTATTCAATTTTTTGCTTGCGAATTATTTTCGAAAATGTAGCTGGTATAAGTCTTTTTAAGAGTAAACCTAATTTGCCTCGAGCATCTCCAATATAAATTTCTTCTTTCCCTTTTTCAATAGCAGCCAAAATTTGATTTGCACAATCTTCCGCAGAAATCACACCTTTTCGTAAATGCGAATCATCCATTATATTGTGCTTTTCGCCTGTGCCGGTAAGCGCATTAACAGAAATATTTGTTTTTATTTTGCCCGGGCAAACTAGTAATACTTTTACGTTGTTTTTATAAACTTCCATGCGTAACGAATCGAAGAATCCGTGTAGCGCATGTTTTGAAGCAGAGTAGGAGGTGCGTAAAAAGTACCCGATTTTTCCGGCAATACTACTAATTGCAACAATATGCCCCGAGTTGTTTTTTATCATGTGAGGTAAAATTGCTTTGGTTAGGGTAACTGTACCAAAATAATTTACTTGCATTATTTTTTTATCTACCTCAATTGACGTTTCTACGGCAAATGAGCGTTGACTAATACCTGCATTGTTTATTAGAATATCTATTGCACCTAAATTATTTACAACAGTTAGTACATGATTAGAAAAATTACTTTCGTGTTCTAAATCGATTTTAAGAACAATACATCGCGAGTCGTCTAACTGCAATTGTTTTTTAATTGCATTTAATGTTTGAGTATTTCTGGCAGAAAGTACCAGTTTTGCTCCACGAGTTGCTAATTCCTTTGCCAGTGCCTCTCCAATGCCTGATGACGCACCGGTTATCCAAACAACTTTATTTTTAAAACTAGATTTCAAATTTGTTAGATGCTTTGTAGGTTATATTCCTATAAATATGATTAGTAGCTCAAATATATTAATTTTGAATCAGGTATAAAGACCATTTACGTAAAATAAAACTGATGAAAATAGTGCATAAATTATTTTTTGTAGGAATTCTTTCGGTTGTTTTAATTGCGTGCAGCAATTCCGATACAGTGAACGAACAAAAACCTACTTTTAGTAAGGATACAATTGTTAACACAATGGTTGATATTCATATTTTAGAAGCTCAGTTAACATTGGGTTTACTTAAGCAGGAAGGCGATTCTAACCAAGTTGAAAATATTTACAAAAAGAACGGAATAACAAAGAAATATTACGAAGATGCATTGGCCTACTATGCGCAACATCCAGTCGAAATGGTGGCAGTTTACGATGAGGTAATCAATGAACTAAGCAAACGGCAAGCCAAAGAATCCCAATAAAAAAAGGCGAGAAGAAAATTTTCCTCTCGCCTTTTTTATTACTATTTTAACTTTTACGCTTCTTGTGGCTTTGAAATCAACGCTCTGCGAGATAATTTGAATTTTCCGGTTTTTTCATCTACACCAATTAGTTTTACGTGTAATTTATCTCCCTCTTTCAAATATTCTGAAACATTATCTACACGCTTCCAATCAATCTCGGAAATATGCAATAGTGCGTCTTTACCAGGCATAAACTCAACAAAAGCACCATACGCTTGAATTGATTTTACGGTGCCATGGTATGTTTCTCCAATTTCAGGTATAGCAACAATTCCTTTGATTTTTGATTTTGCTTTTTCTAAGCCTTCTGCGTTATCACAGAAAATATCAACTACACCTGTGCCATTTACTTCTTCTATGGTAATAGTAGCACCGGTTTCACGTTGCATTTCTTGGATAATTTTTCCTCCCGGACCAATTATAGCACCAATAAATTCTTTAGCTACAATAATTTGTTCTACACGAGGAGCGTGTGCCTTGAATTCTGATTTAGGAGCAGTAATAGTTTTTGCCATTTCTCCTAAAATATGTAAACGTCCTTTGCGCGCTTGTTCTAGAGCTTGCTCCATAACTTCGTATGGTAAGCCATATACTTTTAAATCCATTTGGCAAGCTGTAATACCATCGGTAGTTCCGGTTACTTTAAAATCCATATCACCCAAATGATCTTCATCACCTAGGATATCAGACAATACAGCGTTTTTTCCTTTGTTGTCGGTAATCAATCCCATTGCAATACCTGCAACCGGTTTGCTTATTTTTATACCTGCATCCATCAATGCCAATGTTCCGGCACATACCGTAGCCATAGAAGATGATCC
This sequence is a window from Bacteroidota bacterium. Protein-coding genes within it:
- a CDS encoding phenylalanine--tRNA ligase subunit beta, with product MRISYNWLRKYINTSLSVQQISELLTDIGLEVESVEKFETVPGGLQGIVIGEVKTKEKHPDADKLSITTVDVGGSELLQIVCGASNVAAGQKVVVATIGATLYPVSGEPFKIKKSKIRGQNSEGMICAEDEIGLGNSHDGIMVLPNEVAIGTPAASYFKLESDFVFEIGLTANRSDATSHMGVARDLAAAISCRGLGNFEITEPQLLNIPVNKGVLPIEIEIADTELCPRYSGLYVRNIQVKESPEWLKNSLKSIGLKPINNIVDITNYVLFEYGQPLHAFDADKISGNKIVVKRANVSSKFTTLDSVERTLSGEELLICNESEPMCIAGVFGGLHSGITTETKNLFLESAYFNPVSIRKTAKQHNLKTDAAFRYERGADPNITVKALQRAAFLLSELAEGTVVDTITDVYPSIIEPIKIGFSYKSCDAKLGKELERSTIKNIFKSIGVAILSEGTDALLVTAPTNKADVTREIDLIEEVIRIYGINNIELPTKLNSSVSFSVKPNKQQLVSKINDLLVGWGFSEIMCTSLTSSKYYSASDLEKAVKLANPMSADLDILRNNLLYSGLETIAYNQNRKNTDLKLFELGKIYQKSSSEKWAYVEEEHLSFFMCGNVAEVNWNSPSKQVTFFHLVGVLEKLIASLRVTYSKHVQQTDSGVDKIAYTVKSKEVASVISVPAEMLKKFDIKQSVFYATIHVDELLKNIPTKTEFFKDLPKFPEVKRDLALVVDEHVLFNQLKEAAFQVEKKMLKSVNIFDVYKGKNIEEGKKSYALNFVLQDEEATLTDAKTEAVMSKLMKVYEEKFGAKIRN
- a CDS encoding SDR family oxidoreductase encodes the protein MKSSFKNKVVWITGASSGIGEALAKELATRGAKLVLSARNTQTLNAIKKQLQLDDSRCIVLKIDLEHESNFSNHVLTVVNNLGAIDILINNAGISQRSFAVETSIEVDKKIMQVNYFGTVTLTKAILPHMIKNNSGHIVAISSIAGKIGYFLRTSYSASKHALHGFFDSLRMEVYKNNVKVLLVCPGKIKTNISVNALTGTGEKHNIMDDSHLRKGVISAEDCANQILAAIEKGKEEIYIGDARGKLGLLLKRLIPATFSKIIRKQKIE
- a CDS encoding DUF4296 domain-containing protein — its product is MKIVHKLFFVGILSVVLIACSNSDTVNEQKPTFSKDTIVNTMVDIHILEAQLTLGLLKQEGDSNQVENIYKKNGITKKYYEDALAYYAQHPVEMVAVYDEVINELSKRQAKESQ